GAGAGAAACGTGGTATTTTCTTGATTCCGGATACGGCACGCCGGCATTTAATATGGCGATGGATGAGGTGCTGATGAATTGGCACAGTGAAGGAAAGATCCCGCCGGTGCTGAGGTTTTACGGGTGGAAGCCTGCCGGTATTTCAGTCGGCTTTTTTCAAAAAGTTGGTGGCAGTATAGATCTTGAAAACGCAGAGAAATACGGCGTTGAGCTTGTACGCAGACAGACTGGCGGTAGAGCGGTATTGCATGATGACGAGCTGACGTACAGTGTACTTGTCTCTGAAGATCATCCGGCTATGCCGAAATCAATTAAAGAGGCTTACCTTGTATTATCAAAAGGGATTCTTGAAGGCTACCGTGCGCTCGGGATTCCGGCTGAGTTTTCGATTCCTGAAGAAAAGCAGAAGCAGGCAGGATCAGCGGTCTGTTTTGAAGAGCCGTCATGGTATGAACTGATGGTTGATGGCAAAAAGGCAGCAGGCAGTGCGCAGACGCGTAAAAAAGGTGTCATTCTCCAGCACGGCTCTATCCCGATCACAATGGATGTAGAGAAGCTCTTTGACTTATTCATTTATCCAAGTGAAAAAGTAAAAGAGCGTGCACGGCGCGCTTTTACCAGCCGGGCTGTTGCAATCAATGATGTACTTGAAAAACCTGTCACATTTGAAGAAGTGAATGATGCATTTAGAGAAGGGTTCATGAAAGGGCTTGAGATTGACCTGGAATCTTTTACACCGCCAGAAGAGATGTTAAGAGAAGCAGCAGAGCTAGAAGAGAAGTATAAGAGTGAAGAATGGAGTTATAAGCGGGAAGGGAGACAGAAAGTATGACGAATGCAAAAGAACATGTACGTAAACCCGAATGGTTAAAGGTAAAGCTAAATACGAATGATTCCTATAAGAAGCTGAAGAAAATGATGCGTGAGAAAAAGCTGAATACAGTGTGTGAAGAGGCGAAGTGCCCGAATATTCACGAGTGCTGGAGTGAGCGGAAGACTGCGACATTCATGATCCTTGGAGATACGTGTACGCGAGCCTGCCGATTCTGTGCAGTAAAAACCGGTCTGCCGAATGAGCTTGACTGGGGTGAGCCGGAACGAGTAGCAGAGTCTACTGAAATGATGGGCTTAAAGCACGTCGTTGTGACTGCCGTTGCCCGCGATGACCTGAACGATGGAGGCGCAGCTGTATTTGCTGAAACAGTGCGTGCGATTCACCGTCGTCTGCCAAGCTGTACAGTTGAAGTATTGCCTTCGGATATGAAAGGTGATTATGAAAGTCTTCATACGCTGATGGACGCTGAGCCGGATATTTTC
This region of Jeotgalibacillus malaysiensis genomic DNA includes:
- a CDS encoding octanoyltransferase; amino-acid sequence: MRETWYFLDSGYGTPAFNMAMDEVLMNWHSEGKIPPVLRFYGWKPAGISVGFFQKVGGSIDLENAEKYGVELVRRQTGGRAVLHDDELTYSVLVSEDHPAMPKSIKEAYLVLSKGILEGYRALGIPAEFSIPEEKQKQAGSAVCFEEPSWYELMVDGKKAAGSAQTRKKGVILQHGSIPITMDVEKLFDLFIYPSEKVKERARRAFTSRAVAINDVLEKPVTFEEVNDAFREGFMKGLEIDLESFTPPEEMLREAAELEEKYKSEEWSYKREGRQKV
- a CDS encoding lipoyl synthase; translated protein: MTNAKEHVRKPEWLKVKLNTNDSYKKLKKMMREKKLNTVCEEAKCPNIHECWSERKTATFMILGDTCTRACRFCAVKTGLPNELDWGEPERVAESTEMMGLKHVVVTAVARDDLNDGGAAVFAETVRAIHRRLPSCTVEVLPSDMKGDYESLHTLMDAEPDIFNHNIETVRRLTKRVRARAMYDRSLELLARVKEIAPNIPTKSSIMVGLGETKEELIEAMDDLRAHNVDILTLGQYLQPTKKHLDVVRYYHPDEFAELKEIALSKGFKHCEAGPMVRSSYHADEQVSETSAQRRIKYLKGVEADGRTVDNLQ